AATAAATTGGCATGATTTTAGAAAAATTGTCGGAGATAAATGGAATCCCGGAGCAAATTTACCATTTGATCCAATTGCTTCAAAATTAGCAGAAAAACTAAAATTAAAAGTAATTGTTTTAAAGGGAGCTGATATTCAAAATGTAGATAATTTTTTAGCCAAAAAAAAATTCAAAGGAACAG
The Candidatus Kuenenbacteria bacterium HGW-Kuenenbacteria-1 genome window above contains:
- a CDS encoding UMP kinase; the protein is INWHDFRKIVGDKWNPGANLPFDPIASKLAEKLKLKVIVLKGADIQNVDNFLAKKKFKGTVIEKF